From a single Planctellipticum variicoloris genomic region:
- a CDS encoding putative molybdenum carrier protein, protein MTRQTGGKHPVRRRDAILQRIVSGGQTGVDRAALNVAIASGIPCGGWCPQGRKAEDGPLPLHYPLRETDSPLYDVRTRWNVRDSDATLVITAGSLKGGTALTVELARRIARPLHVINLLDDSRNHILDTRQWLHEHRVRTLNVAGPRESQQPGIYSQAQEFLLELIAAVREQTGISE, encoded by the coding sequence GTGACCCGGCAAACCGGCGGGAAACATCCGGTCCGCCGCCGGGACGCCATCCTGCAGCGTATCGTCTCCGGCGGCCAGACCGGCGTCGACCGCGCCGCCCTCAACGTCGCCATCGCGTCAGGCATTCCCTGCGGCGGCTGGTGCCCGCAGGGCCGCAAGGCGGAAGACGGCCCCCTGCCCCTCCACTATCCCCTCCGGGAAACCGACAGCCCCCTGTACGACGTCCGCACCCGCTGGAACGTGCGGGATTCCGACGCGACGCTGGTGATCACCGCCGGATCGCTGAAGGGAGGCACCGCCCTGACCGTCGAACTCGCCCGACGGATCGCCCGGCCGCTCCACGTGATCAACCTGCTCGACGACAGTCGAAATCACATTCTCGATACCCGGCAATGGCTCCACGAACATCGCGTGAGAACGCTCAACGTCGCCGGCCCCAGAGAAAGCCAGCAGCCCGGCATCTACTCGCAAGCCCAGGAATTCCTGCTCGAACTGATCGCCGCAGTCCGGGAGCAAACAGGGATTAGCGAGTAG
- the dcd gene encoding dCTP deaminase, protein MILTGEEIKAQLGGNIVIEPFDERLLNPNSYNLRLHDELLVYEEIVLDMKRPNRYRRHVIPPEGFVLQPRQLYLARTVERTETHNLVPMLEGRSSIGRLGLFVHVTAGFGDAGFCGYWTLEMYAAHAIRIYPGVPICQIFYHTLTGPVTEYRDGKYQNNHDIQPSLLFKEWQIPQKDQQMRLSFGQEVAE, encoded by the coding sequence ATGATTCTCACCGGCGAAGAGATCAAGGCGCAGCTCGGCGGCAATATCGTCATTGAGCCGTTCGACGAACGCCTCCTCAACCCCAACAGCTACAACCTCCGCCTGCACGACGAACTGCTCGTCTACGAAGAAATCGTGCTCGATATGAAGCGGCCGAACCGCTACCGGCGGCACGTCATTCCGCCCGAAGGCTTCGTCCTCCAGCCGCGCCAGCTCTACCTCGCCCGCACCGTCGAACGGACCGAAACCCACAACCTCGTCCCCATGCTGGAAGGACGGTCGTCCATCGGACGGCTGGGGCTGTTTGTGCACGTCACCGCCGGCTTCGGCGATGCCGGCTTCTGCGGCTACTGGACGCTGGAAATGTACGCGGCGCATGCCATCCGGATCTACCCCGGCGTGCCGATCTGCCAGATCTTCTACCACACGCTCACCGGACCGGTCACCGAGTACCGCGACGGCAAGTACCAGAACAACCACGACATTCAACCCAGCCTCCTCTTCAAAGAATGGCAGATCCCCCAGAAAGATCAGCAGATGCGGCTGTCGTTCGGTCAGGAAGTCGCCGAGTGA